The following are from one region of the Actinoplanes sp. L3-i22 genome:
- the helR gene encoding RNA polymerase recycling motor ATPase HelR, protein MTVFDLRNHPAKDDAALIGADEKHFVAMAESLARSIADLEQRLEIERKAPAGKGRQAVDRDDAVHRITARLRTLRRFSLDLCLGRMVHESGETVYIGRLGLTDGEGGRLLVDWRSPAAEPFFGATHANPDGLVSRRRYRWLEGRIIDYWDEVFSADGLAAAEGLAGRAALDDQSAFIASLGASRSPRMRDVLGTIQADQDAIIRAGSRGALVVDGGPGTGKTVVALHRTAYLLYSDPRLGARRGGVLFVGPHEPYLAYVSDVLPSLGEEDVQTCTLRDLLTEGAAALPETDPEVVRLKSSARLVRAMAAAVRFYEEPPAKTITVETRDGEVRVTARDWATAFEAADGIPHNEAREDIWAELLAILDQPAGRELRTALHRAWPILDAADLVADLWSVPAYLRKVAPWLSVDEIRTLQRADPRAWTVADLPLLDAVRQRLGDAEVSALERKQAAATATARKDMDRVVEDLIASSEYDDGEGLMTMLRQQDLREVLDAGSALPKADPDLLAGPFAHIVVDEAQELSDADWQMLLSRCPSKSFTVVGDRAQARHGFTESWAERLGRVGLDRIGISSLTINYRTPAEVMAEAEPVIRAVLPDANVPTSIRTSGLPVRHGGTADLDPILDEWLGTNPEGIACVIGDPTVGERDRIRSLTPTLAKGLEFDLVILVDPDRFGEGIEGAVDRYVAMTRATQQLVILTSEGN, encoded by the coding sequence GTGACCGTCTTCGACCTGCGCAACCACCCCGCCAAGGACGACGCCGCGCTGATCGGCGCGGACGAGAAGCACTTCGTCGCGATGGCGGAGAGCCTCGCCCGGTCCATCGCCGACCTGGAACAGCGCCTGGAGATCGAGCGGAAGGCCCCGGCCGGCAAGGGCCGCCAGGCCGTCGACCGGGACGACGCCGTGCACCGGATCACCGCCCGGCTGCGGACCCTGCGCCGGTTCAGCCTGGACCTGTGCCTGGGCCGGATGGTCCACGAGTCCGGCGAGACGGTCTACATCGGGCGGCTCGGGCTGACCGACGGCGAGGGCGGCCGGCTGCTGGTCGACTGGCGGTCGCCGGCCGCCGAGCCGTTCTTCGGCGCCACCCACGCCAACCCGGACGGCCTGGTCAGCCGGCGGCGCTACCGGTGGCTCGAGGGCCGGATCATCGACTACTGGGACGAGGTCTTCTCGGCCGACGGCCTCGCGGCGGCGGAGGGCCTGGCCGGGCGGGCCGCGCTCGACGACCAGTCGGCGTTCATCGCCAGCCTGGGCGCGAGCCGGTCGCCGCGGATGCGGGACGTGCTCGGGACGATCCAGGCCGACCAGGACGCGATCATCCGGGCCGGCTCCCGGGGCGCCCTGGTGGTGGACGGCGGGCCGGGCACCGGGAAGACCGTGGTGGCGCTGCACCGGACCGCGTACCTGCTCTACTCCGACCCGCGGCTCGGGGCCCGCCGGGGCGGGGTGCTGTTCGTCGGCCCGCACGAGCCGTACCTCGCGTACGTCTCGGATGTGCTGCCCAGCCTCGGCGAGGAGGACGTGCAGACCTGCACGCTGCGGGACCTGCTCACCGAGGGCGCCGCCGCGCTGCCGGAGACGGATCCGGAGGTGGTCCGGCTGAAGTCGTCGGCCCGGCTGGTGCGGGCGATGGCCGCGGCGGTGAGGTTCTACGAGGAGCCGCCGGCGAAGACAATTACCGTCGAGACCCGGGACGGCGAGGTCCGCGTCACCGCGCGGGACTGGGCCACCGCGTTCGAGGCCGCCGACGGGATCCCGCACAACGAGGCGCGCGAGGACATCTGGGCCGAGCTGCTGGCGATCCTCGACCAGCCGGCCGGCCGGGAGCTGCGCACCGCGCTGCACCGGGCCTGGCCGATCCTGGACGCCGCCGACCTGGTGGCCGACCTGTGGTCGGTGCCGGCCTACCTGCGCAAGGTCGCGCCCTGGCTGAGCGTCGACGAGATCCGCACGCTGCAGCGGGCCGATCCGCGGGCGTGGACGGTGGCCGATCTGCCGCTGCTCGACGCGGTCCGGCAGCGGCTGGGCGACGCCGAGGTGTCGGCGCTCGAGCGCAAGCAGGCGGCGGCGACCGCGACCGCCCGCAAGGACATGGACCGGGTGGTCGAGGACCTGATCGCGTCCAGCGAGTACGACGACGGCGAGGGCCTGATGACCATGCTCCGCCAGCAGGACCTGCGGGAGGTGCTGGACGCCGGCAGCGCGCTGCCGAAGGCGGATCCGGACCTGCTCGCCGGGCCGTTCGCGCACATCGTCGTCGACGAGGCGCAGGAACTTTCCGACGCCGACTGGCAGATGCTGCTGTCCCGGTGCCCGTCGAAAAGTTTCACCGTGGTCGGCGACCGGGCGCAGGCCCGGCACGGTTTCACCGAGTCGTGGGCGGAGCGGCTGGGCCGGGTCGGCCTGGACCGGATCGGCATCTCCTCGCTGACGATCAACTACCGGACGCCGGCCGAGGTGATGGCCGAGGCCGAGCCGGTGATCCGGGCGGTGCTGCCGGACGCGAACGTGCCCACGTCGATCCGGACCAGCGGCCTCCCGGTCCGGCACGGCGGCACCGCGGACCTCGACCCGATCCTCGACGAATGGCTCGGCACGAATCCGGAGGGCATCGCCTGCGTCATCGGCGATCCCACCGTCGGCGAGCGGGACCGGATCCGGTCGCTGACCCCGACCCTCGCCAAGGGCCTGGAGTTCGACCTGGTGATCCTGGTCGACCCGGATCGCTTCGGCGAGGGCATCGAGGGCGCGGTCGACCGCTACGTCGCCATGACCCGCGCGACGCAGCAGTTGGTCATCCTGACCAGCGAAGGAAACTAA
- a CDS encoding glycosyltransferase, whose translation MLSAYDSRGGVEPLIGLAVRLRGLGAEVVVCAPPDDPERFAAAGVTLVPVGRSPKALMAAGVPVTPVSVPQRAAALIAEQFDRLPAVLQGADVLLAAGLLPSVAGARSVAEKFGVPYVYAAFQPNSLPSPHHRPIARPGHPLDPAITDNRILWERDADAANELFRDVLNAERARHGLAEVKDVRDHAFTDLPWLATDSLLGPWLDEDSEVVQTGTWILPDEGELPGEVEEFLDEGEPPVYVGFGSMPVGDAGRDAAGAVRALGHRVILARGWAGADAEDCLVVGEVSHPALFKRVAAVVHHGGSGTTHTAARAGAPQVIVPLSGDQPYWAERVTALGIGASRDSVAEALKIVLAPETAAHAAAVAAAMYPDGAAVAAEMLIEEYRR comes from the coding sequence GTGCTGTCTGCGTACGACTCTCGGGGCGGCGTCGAACCACTGATCGGCCTGGCGGTGCGGTTGCGGGGGCTCGGCGCGGAGGTGGTGGTCTGCGCGCCGCCGGACGATCCGGAGCGCTTCGCCGCCGCCGGGGTGACGCTCGTGCCGGTCGGGCGTTCGCCCAAGGCGCTGATGGCCGCCGGGGTGCCGGTGACGCCGGTCAGCGTTCCGCAGCGGGCGGCCGCGCTGATCGCCGAGCAGTTCGACCGGCTGCCGGCCGTTCTCCAGGGTGCGGACGTGCTGCTCGCGGCCGGTCTGCTGCCGTCGGTCGCCGGGGCGCGGTCGGTCGCGGAGAAGTTCGGGGTTCCGTACGTGTACGCCGCGTTCCAGCCCAACTCGCTGCCGTCGCCGCACCACCGGCCGATCGCGCGGCCCGGGCATCCGCTGGATCCGGCGATCACCGACAACCGGATCCTGTGGGAGCGGGACGCCGACGCCGCGAACGAGCTGTTCCGCGACGTGCTCAACGCCGAGCGGGCCCGGCACGGGCTCGCCGAGGTCAAGGACGTCCGCGACCACGCCTTCACCGACCTGCCGTGGCTGGCCACCGACTCGCTGCTCGGCCCGTGGCTCGACGAGGACTCCGAGGTGGTGCAGACCGGCACCTGGATCCTGCCGGACGAGGGCGAGCTGCCCGGCGAGGTCGAGGAATTCCTCGACGAGGGCGAGCCTCCGGTGTACGTCGGTTTCGGCAGCATGCCGGTCGGCGACGCGGGCCGGGACGCGGCCGGGGCGGTTCGCGCCCTGGGCCACCGGGTGATCCTCGCCCGCGGCTGGGCCGGCGCGGACGCCGAGGACTGCCTGGTGGTCGGCGAGGTCAGTCATCCCGCCCTGTTCAAGCGGGTCGCCGCGGTCGTCCACCACGGCGGCTCCGGCACCACGCATACGGCGGCCCGGGCCGGCGCGCCGCAGGTGATCGTCCCGCTCAGCGGCGACCAGCCGTACTGGGCGGAGCGGGTGACCGCGCTGGGCATCGGGGCGTCCCGGGACTCGGTCGCGGAGGCGCTGAAGATCGTCCTGGCCCCGGAGACCGCCGCGCACGCCGCCGCCGTGGCCGCCGCGATGTACCCGGACGGTGCGGCCGTCGCCGCCGAGATGCTGATCGAGGAGTACCGCCGGTGA
- a CDS encoding LuxR C-terminal-related transcriptional regulator, which yields MSTGARFRFDQALADVYGDLRLTPVLRRLLRHTHRLTGSMAASVSLIDAGHGSYLKAAEYGTSCRLGHTFPLDEGATGRAFSRRRPVVIPDYARLRSGHLSGADPARRGRVVAVPIWWRGDVIAVSVVFAVSAGLDVDQLETFTQSTAAAIVESRRRGPSSREAPTAPFTPREDEVLGLLRNGCTDREIAACLVISPKTVEKHLSAILRKTGTRNRTAAVLTAVDNGWLGPPTRNLR from the coding sequence ATGTCCACCGGGGCGCGGTTCCGGTTCGATCAGGCGCTCGCGGATGTCTACGGCGACCTGCGACTGACCCCGGTCCTGCGCCGCCTGCTCCGCCACACGCACCGCCTGACCGGCTCGATGGCCGCCAGCGTGTCGCTGATCGACGCCGGGCACGGCAGTTACCTCAAGGCCGCGGAGTATGGAACTTCCTGCCGCCTCGGCCACACCTTCCCGCTCGACGAGGGCGCCACCGGCCGGGCCTTCTCGCGGCGCCGCCCGGTGGTGATCCCCGACTACGCCCGCCTGCGCTCGGGCCACCTCTCCGGCGCCGACCCGGCCCGCCGCGGCCGCGTCGTCGCGGTCCCGATCTGGTGGCGCGGCGACGTCATCGCGGTCAGCGTGGTCTTCGCGGTCAGCGCCGGCCTCGACGTCGACCAGTTGGAAACTTTCACCCAGTCGACGGCCGCGGCGATCGTCGAGTCCCGCCGCCGGGGCCCGTCCTCAAGGGAGGCGCCGACCGCCCCGTTCACCCCTCGCGAGGACGAGGTGCTCGGTCTGCTCCGCAACGGCTGCACGGACCGTGAGATAGCCGCCTGCCTGGTCATCTCTCCGAAGACGGTGGAGAAGCACCTGTCCGCGATTCTCCGCAAGACGGGCACCCGAAACCGCACGGCGGCGGTCCTGACCGCGGTCGACAACGGCTGGCTCGGCCCACCCACCCGCAACCTACGCTGA